The following DNA comes from Marinomonas maritima.
GGTCACGAGATGCCAATTCTGGCACCACACCACCGTATTCTGCATGCTGAGCAATTTGAGAATAAATTTTGTGGGCTAATAGACCCTTTTTGGTATCGTAAATAGCGATCCCCGTCTCATCACAAGAGGTTTCTAATCCCAATACTTTCATTAGAGCAATCTCATCAATAATTTGAACGCATTGTACATTATCTCCCTCCCGTTGCAGAGCGAAGACGAGTCTTCTTAAGCCAACAAGCGCAAATGATATTAGACAAAGCCTAGTGGAAGCATTATAATGCGCGCGTTTTCAATGTTTAAATTAAAAGGCAGGTGATTTTTCTCGTTTGGCACATAGCTTCCCAAGTAAGCAGATATGGCGACTCAAACACAACTCTTGAAAAAATATATACAGTTACAGACGCGACCACAGTCTGTCCAGAGTAAGAAAAATCGATCTATTTTAGATCACACTCTGTTCAACAAAAGCGCGCTTTGAAAGCCCATTAAATACGGGTATGATTCACGCCGTTTTTGTGAATACTTAAACTTTAAAAAAATTATTAAAGGTAATAACATGCCAGCAGTAAAAGTAAAAGATAACGAACCATTTGACATCGCTCTTCGTCGCTTCAAACGCTCTTGCGAAAAAGCAGGTGTTTTGGCAGAAGTTCGTCGTCGCGAATGTTACGAAAAACCAACAACGCTTCGCAAACGTGCTGCAGCAGCAGCGGTAAAACGTCACGCTAAGAAAGTTTCTCGTGAACAGAAGAAATTCCAACGTTTGTACTAGGCCAATCTGCCGTTTGGCAATTTGCTAAAAACAAATGTTTTGCCTAGACGCTTCTTGCATTTAGGCTTATAAAAAACGGCTAGTTAACAAACTAGCCGTTTTTTTGTTTATTTGCCTACCAGAAAGTAAAGAGGATCCTATGTCAGATTTAAAAAAACACATCTCAGATACATTAAAAACCGCCATGCGCGCCAAAGAGAAGCAACGCGTAACCGTTATTCGAACCATCTTATCTGAATGCAAAAAAATCGAAATCGACGAGCGCATTGAATTGGATGACGCACGTGTATTGGCCGTCCTAGATAAAATGAACAAACAACGCAAAGACTCAAATCAGCAGTTTCTTGATGGCGATCGTGAAGACCTAGCTAAAATTGAACAAGAAGAAATGCTGATCATCAGCGAGTTTTTGCCAACACCATTGACTGATAATGAAGTTGGTGAGATTGTCAAAGCGGCAATCAAAGAAACTGGCGCCAGCTCAATGCAGCAAATGGGCGCGGTA
Coding sequences within:
- the rpsU gene encoding 30S ribosomal protein S21, which translates into the protein MPAVKVKDNEPFDIALRRFKRSCEKAGVLAEVRRRECYEKPTTLRKRAAAAAVKRHAKKVSREQKKFQRLY
- a CDS encoding GatB/YqeY domain-containing protein is translated as MSDLKKHISDTLKTAMRAKEKQRVTVIRTILSECKKIEIDERIELDDARVLAVLDKMNKQRKDSNQQFLDGDREDLAKIEQEEMLIISEFLPTPLTDNEVGEIVKAAIKETGASSMQQMGAVMAIVKPQVQGRADMAQISKQVKAQLG